From one bacterium HR17 genomic stretch:
- the mraY gene encoding Phospho-N-acetylmuramoyl-pentapeptide-transferase has protein sequence MFWGAWALAAVLTAALTWWLLPHLRRLKGATVREDVPERHRLKAGTPTLGGVAFGLAVPISAIVGALFAVERSSLPTVSVCVGAMVSFAALGLADDWAKLQRRKGWRTQPKLAAQTVLALFWTALGWRYRPDDLPFLPTWAAFLFSVLLLLATVNGVNIADGLDGLAAGLTAIAALAVALTAMQRGHDAAVVFALTLCGSCCGFLIFNRYPAKVFMGDTGSMALGAGLAMAAMTGGATLPFLVIGAVFWLEQATVVLQVAYFKWTKRRWGEGRRLFPMTPIHHTFELWGWREPTIVAAFWGAGAIAALLGVLCR, from the coding sequence ATGTTTTGGGGTGCGTGGGCATTAGCAGCGGTGTTGACGGCGGCGTTGACTTGGTGGCTGTTGCCCCATTTGCGGCGTTTGAAAGGTGCAACGGTGCGGGAAGATGTGCCCGAACGCCACCGCCTCAAAGCCGGCACGCCGACTTTGGGCGGGGTGGCGTTCGGGTTGGCGGTGCCGATTAGCGCCATCGTTGGCGCGTTATTTGCGGTAGAGCGTTCCAGCCTGCCGACGGTGTCGGTCTGTGTGGGGGCGATGGTCAGTTTTGCGGCGTTGGGGTTGGCGGACGATTGGGCGAAACTGCAGCGGCGCAAAGGCTGGCGGACGCAACCCAAGTTGGCGGCGCAAACCGTGTTGGCGCTCTTTTGGACTGCCCTCGGTTGGCGTTACCGTCCCGATGATTTGCCCTTTTTGCCGACATGGGCGGCGTTTCTTTTCTCGGTGCTGCTTTTGCTGGCGACGGTGAACGGCGTGAACATCGCCGATGGATTGGACGGGTTGGCAGCGGGCTTGACGGCGATTGCAGCGTTGGCGGTGGCGTTGACCGCCATGCAACGCGGGCACGACGCGGCGGTGGTGTTTGCATTGACCTTGTGTGGCAGTTGCTGCGGTTTCCTCATCTTCAACCGCTACCCCGCCAAAGTCTTTATGGGCGACACGGGGTCAATGGCGTTAGGTGCGGGTCTGGCAATGGCGGCGATGACGGGGGGAGCGACTCTGCCCTTTCTCGTCATCGGCGCAGTGTTTTGGTTAGAGCAGGCGACAGTCGTGTTGCAAGTGGCTTACTTCAAGTGGACGAAGCGGCGCTGGGGCGAAGGGCGACGGCTTTTCCCGATGACGCCCATCCATCACACTTTTGAGTTGTGGGGTTGGCGTGAGCCGACGATTGTCGCTGCCTTTTGGGGGGCGGGCGCCATCGCGGCGCTGTTGGGCGTGCTGTGCCGTTAA
- the lpxC gene encoding UDP-3-O-acyl-N-acetylglucosamine deacetylase gives MQRKTLGRCERVRGTGLHTGERVTATLHPAEAGTGIVLRVRRQGESVIPALVPFVADTRRRVVLQKDGVAVQTVEHLLAACFGMGVTDLLVEVDGGELPIGDGSAQLWVDAFTAAGIVVLDEPAPVFPPLEAITVHDDAAFVRVEPADAFRARYVFVTAHPLVGVQEATFNADSDDFATAVAPARTFGFIEEVQGLWQQNLAKGGRWDNAVIVFPDRYSVPLRFPNELARHKLLDLMGDLMLLGVQLCAAVTAHASGHRLHYRVCQTLWHMVAQEAKGRWS, from the coding sequence ATGCAGCGCAAGACTTTAGGTCGCTGTGAACGCGTGCGAGGCACCGGGTTGCATACAGGTGAACGCGTGACCGCCACGCTGCACCCCGCCGAAGCGGGGACGGGCATCGTTTTGCGTGTCCGCCGTCAAGGCGAAAGCGTCATCCCGGCTTTGGTGCCCTTTGTCGCCGACACGCGCCGTCGCGTCGTGCTGCAAAAGGACGGCGTCGCCGTTCAAACCGTTGAGCATTTGCTCGCTGCGTGTTTCGGCATGGGCGTCACCGACCTGCTCGTGGAAGTGGACGGCGGCGAGTTGCCTATCGGCGACGGCAGTGCCCAACTGTGGGTGGATGCCTTCACGGCGGCGGGGATTGTCGTGCTGGATGAACCCGCTCCTGTTTTCCCGCCGCTTGAAGCGATAACTGTGCACGACGACGCCGCTTTCGTGCGGGTTGAACCCGCCGACGCGTTTCGGGCACGCTATGTTTTCGTGACCGCACACCCGCTGGTGGGCGTGCAAGAGGCGACTTTTAACGCGGACAGCGACGATTTCGCGACCGCTGTTGCGCCCGCTCGCACCTTTGGTTTCATCGAAGAGGTGCAAGGGCTTTGGCAGCAAAACTTGGCGAAAGGCGGGCGCTGGGACAACGCTGTCATCGTCTTTCCTGACCGTTACTCGGTGCCGTTGCGTTTTCCCAATGAACTGGCGCGGCACAAGTTGTTAGACTTGATGGGCGATTTGATGCTGTTGGGCGTGCAGTTGTGTGCCGCTGTGACAGCCCATGCCAGTGGGCATCGGTTGCACTACCGCGTCTGCCAAACTTTGTGGCACATGGTGGCTCAGGAGGCGAAGGGACGATGGTCGTAA
- the fabZ gene encoding 3-hydroxyacyl-[acyl-carrier-protein] dehydratase FabZ yields the protein MVVTKGELSVLQVQELLAHRFPFLLVDRVTELEPGKRAVGVKGVTVNEWFFQGHFPQAPIMPGVLILECMAQVGGIAILSVPENRGMAGYLVGVDKARFRQPVIPGDQLVVQAEVTAIRANICFVKAEAFVGDKLVAEAQLTMALKAPDEIRQALF from the coding sequence ATGGTCGTAACCAAGGGTGAATTGAGCGTGTTACAGGTTCAGGAGTTGCTGGCGCACCGGTTCCCTTTTCTGTTGGTGGACCGCGTGACGGAATTGGAACCGGGCAAGCGGGCGGTGGGCGTCAAGGGCGTGACGGTCAACGAGTGGTTTTTTCAGGGACACTTCCCGCAAGCACCCATCATGCCTGGCGTGCTGATTTTGGAGTGTATGGCGCAAGTCGGCGGCATCGCTATCTTGAGCGTGCCCGAGAACCGAGGCATGGCAGGCTATCTGGTCGGCGTGGACAAAGCCCGCTTCCGCCAACCCGTCATCCCCGGCGACCAACTGGTGGTGCAAGCCGAGGTGACAGCGATACGCGCCAACATCTGCTTCGTCAAAGCGGAAGCCTTCGTCGGTGACAAACTGGTGGCGGAAGCCCAATTGACGATGGCGCTGAAGGCGCCTGACGAAATTCGCCAAGCCCTCTTTTAA
- the nqo9 gene encoding NADH-quinone oxidoreductase subunit 9 — protein MVRALLRSMKVTFSHLFKPKVTVQYPDEPVKVAPRFRGRHILRRWDDGLERCIGCHLCSAACPADAITVIAEDNPRDNPISRGERYAKVYQIDLLRCIFCGYCEDACPVNAIVLGPVFELSAYRREDFIVNKEDLLEPHPRSFVKDTFFDSTLYDRPYLPVPSLRDTEGLVENRQREIEESVRKGTPPIAL, from the coding sequence ATGGTGCGGGCATTGCTGCGCAGCATGAAGGTGACTTTCAGCCATTTGTTCAAGCCGAAGGTGACGGTGCAGTATCCCGACGAACCCGTCAAAGTCGCGCCCCGCTTTCGGGGACGGCACATTTTGCGGCGCTGGGACGACGGGCTGGAGCGCTGTATCGGTTGTCATCTGTGTTCCGCCGCTTGTCCCGCTGACGCTATCACGGTCATCGCTGAAGACAACCCGCGCGATAACCCGATTTCGCGGGGTGAACGCTACGCCAAGGTCTACCAGATTGACTTGCTGCGGTGTATCTTTTGCGGCTACTGCGAAGACGCTTGTCCCGTCAACGCGATCGTGCTGGGACCCGTGTTTGAGTTGTCGGCGTATCGGCGTGAAGACTTCATCGTCAACAAGGAAGATTTGCTGGAGCCGCACCCTCGCAGTTTCGTGAAGGACACGTTCTTTGACAGCACGCTGTATGACCGCCCCTACCTGCCCGTGCCGAGTTTGCGGGACACGGAAGGGCTGGTGGAAAATCGGCAGCGGGAAATTGAAGAATCCGTCCGCAAGGGCACACCTCCCATCGCCTTGTGA
- the wbbL_5 gene encoding N-acetylglucosaminyl-diphospho-decaprenol L-rhamnosyltransferase, with translation MRHVSVVIANWNGKHLLERFLPSVLAALREGDEVIVVDNGSRDGSVTFLCEHFPSVRLVCLPKNYGFSVANNLGVLVARNDIVVLLNNDMQPQADFLAPLLEHFDDPRVFAVGCKLLHPDGGCVDANRTRIVLLQGMVFFTGEWDAERLNRCQTPEEQALVQGGGAAFDRRKFLALGGFDPIFSPAHAEDFDLCLRALLRGWRIVYEPRSLVWHLGRQTTRRGRAEQFLRLTFAHYWLFNFLHAPSLLWLAWQCGAVVKQVVGEVASGEPAIFRRAMATVLRKWWKVTRRRWQCPPASVEQFVALLQRFYHRELLETLPSSLPPLPDKEFVLLLTPIVDEERTLIRRAVQAVRARWQLPVAVIARPQQADALTREGIADAVITFWAGAGNSHFNDYRALLQWLQRAPCRAAVFVPQVRSVSKGRFLVLGGLLSCPLWEWRGNAFRPFPRRLLWGKLVLQGAMATVWLFWGLLWAGAMLATEVVAAILRRVAPVASPSKAPLAKSRLALK, from the coding sequence ATGCGCCATGTGAGCGTTGTCATTGCCAATTGGAACGGGAAGCATTTGCTGGAGCGTTTTTTGCCGTCGGTTTTGGCTGCTTTGCGGGAGGGTGACGAGGTCATCGTCGTGGACAACGGTAGCCGAGACGGCAGCGTGACCTTTCTTTGCGAACACTTTCCGTCGGTGCGGTTGGTTTGTTTGCCCAAGAACTACGGTTTTTCTGTCGCCAACAACTTGGGGGTGTTGGTGGCGAGGAACGACATTGTGGTGTTGTTGAACAACGACATGCAGCCGCAGGCGGATTTTCTTGCTCCGTTGTTGGAGCATTTTGATGATCCGAGGGTGTTTGCTGTCGGTTGCAAACTCCTGCACCCTGACGGCGGTTGTGTGGACGCCAACCGCACTCGCATTGTCCTGCTGCAGGGCATGGTCTTTTTCACGGGTGAATGGGATGCGGAACGGTTGAACCGTTGTCAGACGCCCGAAGAGCAGGCTCTTGTGCAAGGTGGGGGTGCGGCGTTTGATCGGCGGAAGTTTTTGGCGCTGGGCGGGTTTGACCCCATCTTCTCGCCTGCCCACGCCGAAGACTTTGACCTTTGCCTGCGGGCACTTTTGCGGGGTTGGCGCATCGTTTACGAACCCCGCAGCCTTGTCTGGCACTTGGGGCGGCAAACGACCCGCCGTGGGCGTGCCGAGCAATTTCTCCGCCTCACTTTCGCCCACTATTGGCTGTTCAACTTTTTGCATGCCCCATCGCTGCTTTGGTTGGCGTGGCAGTGTGGGGCAGTCGTGAAACAAGTCGTCGGAGAAGTTGCCAGTGGGGAGCCAGCGATTTTCCGCAGAGCGATGGCAACTGTCCTGCGGAAATGGTGGAAGGTGACTCGCCGCCGCTGGCAGTGTCCTCCGGCTTCAGTGGAGCAATTCGTGGCGTTGCTGCAACGGTTCTATCACCGCGAGTTGCTGGAAACGCTCCCTTCCTCTTTACCTCCGCTGCCTGACAAAGAGTTTGTGCTGCTGCTAACGCCTATCGTGGATGAAGAGCGCACGCTCATCCGGCGCGCCGTGCAGGCGGTGCGGGCGCGATGGCAACTACCCGTCGCCGTCATCGCCCGTCCACAGCAAGCCGACGCCCTCACGCGAGAGGGAATCGCCGACGCCGTCATCACCTTTTGGGCGGGCGCGGGAAACAGTCACTTCAACGACTACAGGGCACTACTGCAGTGGCTGCAGCGAGCGCCGTGCCGCGCAGCAGTTTTCGTCCCGCAGGTGCGGTCGGTGAGCAAAGGTAGATTTTTGGTGCTGGGCGGGTTGTTGTCTTGTCCGCTTTGGGAATGGCGCGGCAACGCTTTTCGTCCTTTTCCCCGGCGGTTGCTGTGGGGCAAACTGGTGCTACAAGGTGCAATGGCGACCGTTTGGTTGTTTTGGGGGTTGCTATGGGCAGGCGCGATGTTAGCGACCGAGGTTGTGGCTGCCATTTTGCGTCGCGTCGCGCCCGTTGCAAGTCCGTCAAAAGCGCCTCTGGCAAAAAGTCGTCTTGCCTTGAAGTGA